A stretch of Polypterus senegalus isolate Bchr_013 chromosome 3, ASM1683550v1, whole genome shotgun sequence DNA encodes these proteins:
- the LOC120526603 gene encoding LOW QUALITY PROTEIN: uncharacterized protein LOC120526603 (The sequence of the model RefSeq protein was modified relative to this genomic sequence to represent the inferred CDS: substituted 1 base at 1 genomic stop codon) → MDHLLNEDNEAGLSTGKMYILPSSFADSPRNMLXNYQDAMAIARKYGKPDLFITMTCNPKWEEIVNNLQHGQPVDGQPHLVARVFHLKLEALIDDICKKHIFGVLKAKVFVIEFQKRGLPHAHILFILKESCKPKNEELIDKIASVKILNIEITPRLHAIVTKHMIHGPCGALNPNSSCMTNDKCSKDFLKEFQIKSIANSNGYPKYKRRNTGQSIILNGKKIDKSWVVPYNPCLALKFNCHINVEVCASVKSIKYLFKYVHKGHDCANVVIQEQDTERYCLHLLLPHVPGAVSSEDLRTVHGNVCSTFREAAKAKGLINDEEV, encoded by the exons ATGGATCATTTACTTAATGAAGACAATGAAGCAGGCCTGAGTActggaaaaatgtatattttgcctTCTTCATTTGCAGACAGCCCCAGAAACATGCTATAAAATTATCAAGATGCTATGGCAATTGCCAGAAAATATGGAAAACCTGATCTTTTTATTACAATGACATGCAATCCCAAATGGGAAGAGATTGTAAATAACCTTCAACATGGTCAACCTGTTGATGGACAACCACATTTAGTTGCAAGAGTATTTCACCTAAAACTGGAAGCTCTGATCGATGATAtctgtaaaaaacatatttttggagTCCTAAAAGCAAAAGTCTTCGTgatagaatttcaaaagagagGTTTACCACATGCTCACATACTTTTCATTCTTAAAGAAAGCTGTAAACCAAAAAATGAAGAACTGATAGATAAAATTGCCTCTGTTAAAATCCTTAATATAGAAATCACTCCTCGCTTACATGCAATTGTAACAAAACATATGATTCATGGACCATGTGGAGCACTCAATCCTAATTCTTCATGTATGACAAATGACAAATGCTCTAAGGATTTTCTGAAGGAATTCCAAATAAAATCTATTGCTAACAGCAATGGCTATCCAAAGTACAAGAGAAGAAATACAGGCCAAAGTATAATTCTTAACGGAAAGAAAATTGATAAAAGTTGGGTTGTACCATATAATCCTTGTCTAGCCTTGAAGTTCAATTGCCACATTAATGTTGAAGTTTGTGCATCAGTGAAAAGCATCAAATACCTTTTTAAATATGTGCACAAAGGTCATGATTGTGCTAATGTTGTCATTCAAGAACAAG ATACAGAGCGCTACTGTCTGCATCTACTATTGCCACATGTTCCGGGTGCAGTATCCTCTGAAGATCTGAGGACAGTACATGGAAATGTCTGTTCCACTTTCCGAGAGGCCGCAAAAGCTAAAGGACTTATTAATGATGAGGAAGTGTGA